The following proteins come from a genomic window of Edaphobacter sp. 4G125:
- a CDS encoding AI-2E family transporter, producing MVVCPHPKSSGPFKGENLLPTDDPIPEENRSRRIVRGHILFTFAILLLLGLAWLLAKEILIIYVSALFAAVLMPIVNRIIRIDFRGRRASKPAAIFLLIVSVALIVGIFLIVGLPPVLHDLNQFSADLPARIPKMMQRIHQLPIANRLGVDEIVKRAEAALTTTASYLMASLPNWLSHLFDILSALFLCIYFMFEGDIAYHFVLSLFPPVHRKRLGATLERADQKISNWLLGQGLLMLILGVCSTIVFAILHVRYFLLLGFLMGLFNIIPIAGGVFTITLSAIVAAFDSWTKLFGVVIFYLCYINVENAYLIPRIMSSSVQLSGLTVLISLICGTALAGIVGALVAVPTAALIAVLLEEYVVYKEPA from the coding sequence ATCGTAGTCTGTCCGCATCCAAAATCTTCGGGACCTTTCAAAGGAGAAAATCTGCTGCCGACCGACGATCCAATCCCTGAAGAGAACCGTTCCCGCCGAATCGTCCGCGGGCATATTCTCTTCACTTTTGCGATTCTGCTGTTGCTTGGCCTTGCCTGGCTTCTAGCCAAAGAGATTCTCATCATCTACGTCAGCGCGCTCTTCGCTGCAGTTCTGATGCCGATCGTCAATCGCATCATACGGATCGATTTTCGCGGTCGTCGCGCTTCTAAACCTGCCGCCATCTTCCTTCTCATCGTCAGTGTCGCGCTCATCGTAGGAATCTTTCTTATCGTCGGGCTACCTCCGGTCCTGCACGATCTCAATCAGTTCTCTGCCGATCTACCCGCCCGCATTCCTAAAATGATGCAGCGAATCCATCAGCTGCCAATCGCGAACAGACTTGGCGTGGATGAGATCGTCAAACGGGCGGAAGCAGCCTTGACCACGACGGCCAGCTACCTAATGGCCTCCCTCCCCAACTGGCTTTCTCACCTCTTCGACATTCTCTCTGCGTTGTTCCTTTGCATCTATTTCATGTTTGAAGGAGACATTGCCTACCACTTCGTCCTCTCGCTGTTCCCGCCAGTTCATCGCAAGCGTCTCGGGGCCACGCTCGAACGGGCCGACCAGAAGATCAGCAATTGGCTACTTGGCCAGGGACTCCTGATGCTGATCCTCGGAGTCTGCTCAACGATCGTCTTTGCCATCCTGCACGTCCGCTACTTCCTTCTCCTCGGCTTCCTCATGGGATTGTTCAACATCATTCCCATTGCCGGCGGAGTCTTTACCATCACGCTCTCGGCCATCGTCGCCGCATTCGACTCATGGACCAAGCTCTTCGGGGTGGTCATCTTCTATCTGTGCTATATCAATGTCGAAAATGCCTACCTGATCCCACGCATCATGAGCAGTAGCGTCCAGCTTTCCGGCCTCACAGTACTCATCTCTCTAATCTGTGGAACGGCACTGGCAGGCATTGTAGGTGCCCTGGTCGCGGTCCCCACCGCTGCGCTGATCGCCGTCCTGCTTGAGGAGTACGTCGTCTATAAAGAACCGGCCTAG
- a CDS encoding shikimate kinase, which yields MSARPQEITRKIETMSSVPSLRRLILTGFMGAGKSTVGRLLASRLGWEFLDLDTHLENRTGATIPQLFAYGEPHFRRLESTALASALGKSHIVLALGGGTPEGLTNRLLIEQTPDTLGVFLDAPFPTLFDRCMLQEIDRPVLADPTEAQLRFDRRRPLYVRISQVIVDTSQLTPEDTVEAILTRLNQISQLRFKASKS from the coding sequence ATGTCAGCACGACCTCAAGAAATCACCCGCAAGATCGAGACCATGTCCTCTGTCCCCTCTCTGCGACGACTCATTCTCACCGGCTTCATGGGAGCCGGAAAATCGACCGTCGGACGCCTGCTCGCCTCACGCCTCGGCTGGGAGTTTCTTGATCTTGATACCCATTTGGAGAACCGAACCGGCGCCACAATTCCACAGCTCTTCGCTTATGGAGAACCCCACTTCCGCCGCCTTGAATCCACGGCTCTTGCCTCGGCGCTCGGCAAGTCCCATATCGTCCTTGCACTGGGAGGCGGAACTCCCGAGGGGCTGACGAACCGGCTTCTGATTGAGCAAACTCCCGATACCCTTGGCGTCTTTCTCGATGCCCCGTTTCCGACTCTCTTCGACCGCTGCATGTTGCAGGAGATCGATCGCCCGGTTCTTGCAGACCCAACTGAAGCGCAGCTTCGATTCGATCGCCGCCGTCCGCTCTATGTCCGTATCTCACAGGTCATTGTGGATACCTCGCAGCTTACCCCAGAAGATACCGTGGAAGCCATCCTCACCCGCCTGAACCAAATCTCACAACTTCGCTTCAAGGCGTCGAAATCGTAG
- a CDS encoding anti-sigma factor — MTSHHSKSNSLSCAEFQEQLPDLFAANPAGITENPTLHEHLTTCENCSALVRDLQYIADQARQLLQPTHEPSDNVWKRIQQGIEAEGQDYAVKSGEK, encoded by the coding sequence ATGACCTCCCATCATTCGAAATCCAACTCCCTCTCTTGCGCTGAATTCCAGGAACAGCTGCCTGACCTCTTTGCTGCCAACCCTGCGGGGATCACTGAGAATCCCACGTTGCACGAACATCTAACCACCTGCGAAAACTGCTCTGCCCTGGTGCGGGACCTTCAATACATCGCCGACCAGGCCCGACAGCTTCTCCAACCTACCCACGAACCCAGCGACAACGTCTGGAAGCGAATCCAGCAGGGTATTGAGGCGGAGGGACAGGATTACGCCGTCAAATCCGGAGAAAAATAA
- a CDS encoding RNA polymerase sigma factor codes for MSVQGLQMTEQKAAPGLFKRNPPIAGEAEAIDRAKAGDAEAFSKLYALHKRRVYTLCLRMLGNVSEAEDMTQEAFLHLFRKIGSFRGESAFSTWLHRLTVNLVLMHLRKKGLQLVSLEETINPSEEDSPKRDFGSRDSQLAGSVDRVALERAVASLPPGYRMVFVLHDVEGFEHNEIAQMLECSTGNSKSQLHKARLKLRELLRRPEPTTSTSQADLKEAAL; via the coding sequence ATGTCTGTTCAAGGTCTGCAGATGACAGAACAAAAGGCCGCCCCAGGCCTCTTTAAAAGAAATCCCCCAATTGCAGGAGAAGCCGAAGCCATTGATCGCGCGAAAGCGGGCGATGCAGAAGCATTCTCAAAACTCTACGCGCTTCATAAGCGGCGTGTGTACACGCTCTGCCTACGCATGCTTGGCAATGTCTCCGAAGCAGAAGACATGACGCAAGAAGCCTTTCTTCATCTCTTTCGCAAGATCGGAAGCTTCCGAGGAGAAAGTGCCTTCTCCACATGGCTACATCGACTCACAGTCAATCTTGTGTTGATGCATCTTCGTAAAAAAGGATTGCAGCTTGTCTCTCTGGAAGAGACCATCAATCCTTCGGAAGAAGACTCCCCGAAACGTGACTTCGGTAGCCGCGACTCGCAGCTTGCCGGTTCAGTGGATCGCGTCGCGCTGGAACGTGCCGTTGCCTCCCTCCCCCCGGGATACCGCATGGTGTTTGTTCTTCACGATGTGGAAGGGTTTGAGCACAATGAGATCGCCCAAATGCTGGAGTGTTCGACGGGAAACAGCAAATCTCAGCTCCATAAGGCGCGCCTAAAGCTCCGGGAACTGCTCCGCCGGCCTGAGCCAACCACCTCAACCTCACAGGCCGACCTGAAGGAAGCGGCATTATGA
- a CDS encoding ThiF family adenylyltransferase, with product MHPLTPDSVFPRPVTSAPFAIDDQERYSRQILFPGIGLEGQRKLAQAHVSIVGCGATGAATASLLARAGIGTLTLIDRDFVEPSNLQRQVLFDEEDALQALPKAEAARRKIALFNSNVRVHAHIADLVPGNIDELLRDSQIILDATDNFETRYLINDFSVREGKPWIYAAAIGAYAATMNILPREETKNLPWEPTACLACIFPKPPSGPVETCDTSGILATAVNFAASIQVTEAFKFLTGQAHHMRRTMLSFDLWSSEQSEITTARPRKECTVCGHREFTHLAGTDRPHITLCGRNSVQIHEHHRPVDFAAMRDRLTPHGAVRFNDLLLRFERGPHTLTLFADGRAIVQGTTDITVARSLYARFIGS from the coding sequence ATGCATCCCCTAACACCTGATTCCGTTTTCCCACGTCCCGTGACCAGCGCCCCCTTTGCTATTGACGACCAGGAACGCTACTCCCGCCAGATTCTCTTTCCCGGAATCGGGCTTGAGGGGCAGCGGAAACTCGCCCAGGCGCACGTGTCTATAGTTGGCTGCGGAGCCACAGGAGCCGCGACTGCCTCTCTGTTGGCCCGTGCCGGTATCGGAACCCTGACCCTAATTGATCGGGACTTCGTCGAGCCATCGAACCTCCAGCGGCAGGTTCTTTTTGATGAAGAAGATGCCCTCCAGGCCCTTCCTAAAGCTGAAGCCGCACGCCGCAAGATTGCATTATTCAATTCAAACGTCCGCGTTCATGCACATATCGCCGATCTCGTTCCCGGGAATATCGACGAGCTGCTGCGTGACAGCCAGATCATTCTCGATGCTACCGACAACTTTGAGACACGCTATCTCATCAACGACTTTTCTGTTCGCGAAGGAAAACCCTGGATCTATGCCGCTGCCATCGGAGCCTACGCAGCGACGATGAATATCCTTCCTCGCGAAGAGACAAAGAATCTCCCGTGGGAACCGACCGCTTGCCTCGCCTGCATCTTCCCCAAGCCACCCTCCGGCCCTGTGGAAACTTGCGATACCTCCGGCATCCTGGCGACAGCAGTTAATTTCGCGGCCTCAATTCAAGTGACCGAAGCTTTCAAGTTTCTGACCGGTCAAGCGCACCATATGCGTCGCACGATGCTCTCATTCGATCTATGGAGCTCAGAGCAGTCTGAGATCACGACGGCCAGACCCCGCAAAGAGTGCACTGTCTGCGGTCATCGCGAGTTTACGCACCTGGCAGGTACAGATCGCCCACACATTACGCTCTGCGGGAGAAACTCCGTCCAGATTCACGAACATCATCGCCCTGTGGATTTCGCCGCGATGCGTGATCGCCTTACCCCTCACGGTGCGGTTCGCTTCAACGATCTCCTCCTCCGCTTCGAGCGCGGCCCACACACGCTCACACTCTTCGCCGACGGCCGGGCGATTGTTCAGGGAACAACCGATATTACTGTTGCGCGCTCTCTTTATGCGCGCTTCATTGGCTCTTAA